One window of the Salminus brasiliensis chromosome 1, fSalBra1.hap2, whole genome shotgun sequence genome contains the following:
- the LOC140556430 gene encoding testis-specific serine/threonine-protein kinase 6-like, translated as METSRVLRSFGFQVLGTIGEGSYGKVKLATSERHCKEVAIKIMDPIMKAPDFFSKYLPRELAILKKVRHPHIVQVYEIYEMPSREVFIVMEPAVMDLDQKIQELTFIPINQAKTWFSQLLSAMVYLHQQDIAHCDLKCANVLLTADNQVKLTDFGLGCFSRGSPDLTHTGCGTPFYAAPEVLKGELHDPKKSDVWSLGVVLYVMVTGHLPFEVYSWDGLQRAQQEPLKYPEGVRVEEPCQAFISYMLQYNPHTRPSMTEVAQHPWLQSRRERVVGRFVVTIVEEDGEGRFNRDVNPLQEDGSSRADASLNCQSIEVTEEEEEYGCFSCYPRGEA; from the exons ATGGAAACCAGCAGAGTCCTGAGAAGTTTTGGATTCCAAGTATTGGGCACCATCGGTGAAGGGAGTTATGGAAAGGTCAAGCTTGCCACATCTGAAAGGCACTGCAAAGAGGTGGCCATAAAAATAATGGACCCTATAATGAAGGCACCtgattttttttcaaaatatctGCCCCGGGAACTCGCCATATTGAAAAAAGTGAGGCACCCACATATTGTTCAGGTGTATGAAATTTACGAGATGCCTAGCAGAGAGGTGTTTATTGTGATGGAGCCTGCCGTGATGGATCTCGATCAAAAGATTCAAGAGCTGACCTTCATACCCATCAACCAGGCCAAAACATGGTTCTCTCAACTCCTTAGTGCAATGgtttatctgcaccagcaggacattgCCCATTGTGACCTTAAGTGTGCAAATGTTCTGCTGACAGCTGACAATCAAGTCAAACTAACCGACTTTGGTCTTGGGTGCTTTTCAAGAGGCTCCCCTGACCTAACGCACACGGGCTGTGGCACTCCTTTCTACGCTGCACCTGAGGTTCTTAAGGGTGAGCTCCATGATCCCAAAAAGAGTGATGTGTGGAGCCTTGGCGTCGTTCTTTACGTTATGGTCACCGGGCACTTGCCCTTCGAAGTTTACAGTTGGGATGGTCTCCAACGTGCTCAGCAAGAACCCTTAAAGTATCCAGAGGGGGTCAGAGTGGAGGAGCCGTGTCAAGCCTTCATCTCATACATGCTGCAGTACAATCCTCACACTCGGCCTTCAATGACCGAAGTGGCACAGCACCCTTGGCTGCAGTCGAGGCGAGAAAG AGTTGTTGGCAGATTTGTTGTGACCATCGTTGAAGAGGATGGAGAAGGCAGGTTTAACAGAGACGTCAACCCGCTTCAGGAAGACGGCAGCAGTAGAGCTGATGCAAGTTTAAATTGCCAAAGCATAGAGGTtacggaggaggaggaggagtatgGCTGCTTCAGCTGTTATCCACGTGGTG AGGCATGA
- the LOC140556498 gene encoding testis-specific serine/threonine-protein kinase 6-like, with protein sequence METSRVLRSFGFQVLCTIGEGSYGKVKLATSERHCKEVAIKIMDPIMKAPDFFSKYLPRELAILKKVRHPHIVQVYEIYEMPSREVFIVMEPAVMDLDQKIQELTFIPINQAKTWFSQLLSAMVYLHQQDIAHCDLKCANVLLTADNQVKLTDFGLGCFSRGSPDLTHTGCGTPFYAAPEVLKGKLHDPKKSDVWSLGVVLYVMVTGHLPFEVYSWDGLQRAQQEPLKYPEGVRVEGPCQAFISYMLQYNPHTRPSMTEVAQHPWLQSRRERVVGRFVVTVVEEDGEGSFNRDVNPLQEDGSSRADASLTCQSKEVTEEEEEYGCFSCYPRGEA encoded by the exons ATGGAAACCAGCAGAGTCCTGAGAAGTTTTGGATTCCAAGTATTGTGCACCATCGGTGAAGGGAGTTATGGAAAGGTCAAGCTTGCCACATCTGAAAGGCACTGCAAAGAGGTGGCCATAAAAATAATGGACCCTATAATGAAGGCacctgattttttttctaaatatctGCCCCGGGAACTCGCCATATTGAAAAAAGTAAGGCACCCACATATTGTTCAGGTGTATGAAATTTACGAGATGCCTAGCAGAGAGGTGTTTATTGTGATGGAGCCTGCCGTGATGGATCTCGATCAAAAGATTCAAGAGCTGACCTTCATACCCATCAACCAGGCCAAAACATGGTTCTCTCAACTCCTTAGTGCAATGgtttatctgcaccagcaggacattgCCCATTGTGACCTTAAGTGTGCAAATGTTCTGCTGACAGCTGACAATCAAGTCAAACTAACCGACTTTGGTCTTGGGTGCTTTTCAAGAGGCTCCCCTGACCTAACGCACACGGGCTGTGGCACTCCTTTCTACGCTGCACCTGAGGTTCTTAAGGGTAAGCTCCATGATCCCAAAAAGAGTGATGTGTGGAGCCTTGGCGTCGTTCTTTACGTTATGGTCACCGGGCACTTGCCCTTCGAAGTTTACAGTTGGGATGGTCTCCAACGTGCTCAGCAAGAACCCTTAAAGTATCCAGAGGGGGTCAGAGTGGAGGGGCCGTGTCAAGCCTTCATCTCATACATGCTGCAGTACAATCCTCACACTCGGCCTTCAATGACCGAAGTGGCACAGCACCCTTGGCTGCAGTCGAGGCGAGAAAG AGTTGTTGGCAGATTTGTTGTGACCGTCGTTGAAGAGGATGGAGAAGGCAGTTTTAACAGAGACGTCAACCCGCTTCAGGAAGACGGCAGCAGTAGAGCTGATGCAAGTTTAACTTGCCAAAGCAAAGAGGTtacggaggaggaggaggagtatgGCTGCTTCAGCTGTTATCCACGTGGTG AGGCATGA